Genomic DNA from Myxococcaceae bacterium JPH2:
GGCTGGAGCGCCTCGACGAGCTTCTCGAAGGGGACGTCCTGATGCGCGTAGCCCGCCAGGGTGGTGTTGCGCACCTGGGCGAGCAGCTCGCGGAAGGTCATCTCCGGGGTGAGCTGCGCGCGGAGGACGAGCGTGTTGACGAAGAAGCCGATGAGGCCTTCGGTCTCGGCGCGCGTGCGACCCGCGATGGGTGAACCGACCGAGATGTCGAGCTGACCGGAGTAGTGCGCGAGGAGCGACTGCCAGGAAGCGAGGAGCACCATGAAGAGCGAGCTGCCTTCTTGGCGCGCGAGTGCCTTGAGCGAGTCCGTGAGTGGCTTGGAGATCGAGAACGAGAGCGTGGTGCCCGCGTTTCCCTGAACGGCGGGACGGGGCTTGTCGGTGGGCAGCTCGAGGAGCGGAGGTGCGCCAGCGAGGTGACGCTTCCAGAAGTCGACCTGACGCTGGAGGACGTCGCCCTGGAGCCAGCCGCGCTGCCACGCCGCGAAGTCCGCGTACTGCATGGGCAGCGGCGGCAGCGAGGGCTTGCGACCGTCACGGATGGCCTCATAGAGCGCCGTGAGCTCGCGCACGATGATGCCCATGGACCAGCCGTCCGAGACGATGTGGTGCATCGTCACGAAGAGGACGTGGTGCTCCTCGGACAGGCGAAGCAGGGCGGTACGCAGCAGCGGGCCGCTCGCGAGGCTGAAGGG
This window encodes:
- a CDS encoding non-ribosomal peptide synthetase codes for the protein FAQQRLWIIDQLEPETPAYNIPSALHLHGRVDVESLRLAFEALIERHESLRTTFAEHDGQPVQVIQPPARWALAVTDLSHLPEFEREAEVRRRATNESSQPFSLASGPLLRTALLRLSEEHHVLFVTMHHIVSDGWSMGIIVRELTALYEAIRDGRKPSLPPLPMQYADFAAWQRGWLQGDVLQRQVDFWKRHLAGAPPLLELPTDKPRPAVQGNAGTTLSFSISKPLTDSLKALARQEGSSLFMVLLASWQSLLAHYSGQLDISVGSPIAGRTRAETEGLIGFFVNTLVLRAQLTPEMTFRELLAQVRNTTLAGYAHQDVPFEKLVEALQP